The following coding sequences lie in one Apium graveolens cultivar Ventura chromosome 1, ASM990537v1, whole genome shotgun sequence genomic window:
- the LOC141659831 gene encoding uncharacterized protein LOC141659831 isoform X1 gives MEKEITLINLCVIAATETQQAVEKWRKQRRTLERLPSHLAEALVHRLVRKRLMFPSLLEYFPLPFVSYTFVFMYSYFFFIRVFKNTLEKIDLSGQSTVDLEWMAYLGAFTYLNSLNLAGCPKISSSAIWPIAGMKSLKKLNLSRCPKITDAGIKHLLSIPTLEELSISQTGVTSDGVSLLSSLKNLSLLDLGGLPVIDAALCSLQVLTKLQYLDLWGSEVSNVGASVLKMFPKLIFLNLAWSKVSKLPILSSIVFLNMSNCITHSIFEGHGDKVHLRELILTGATIVNVLKAFSYVDTSSLTLLDVSNSSLQEFNFLSCLVALEHLDLSSCPISDDLIQIIAHIGAKLRFLNLSNTKVSSAGVSVLVGRVPKLETILLANTPIDDLAISHLSAMPSLKVINLSGTNIKGQIQQLGSGRDTVPSLAELQNLSCLEMLYMENTQLRDGSLNPISNLHKLNHLYLGGPLTDMSLCRFSSIESLTHLSLHDAVFTGQGLKSFKPPSYLKVLDLSGCWLLTKDDLFLFSQRNPQIELKHELYHFVPSEQSISKYLSTSGVPTKTGQSKKKERKLVLLPEMLKKDDFIDQRLKYSREELLALQASSLSLVAFDKGNLIPEMQ, from the exons ATGGAAAAAGAAATTACACTAATTAATCTGTGCGTAATTGCCGCGACGGAGACTCAACAGGCCGTTGAAAAGTGGCGAAAGCAACGCCGTACTCTCGAACGCCTTCCGTCACACTTAGCGGAGGCTCTCGTGCACCGCCTCGTCCGTAAACGTCTCATGTTTCCTTCTCTCCTCGAGTATTTCCCCCTTCCTTTTGTTTCGTATACTTTCGTGTTCATGTACTCGTATTTCTTTTTCATTCG AGTTTTTAAGAACACATTGGAGAAGATTGATCTAAGTGGTCAGAGCACTGTTGATTTGGAATGGATGGCATACTTGGGTGCCTTTACGTATCTAAATTCTTTGAACCTTGCGGGTTGCCCTAAAATTAGTAGTTCTGCAATTTGGCCCATTGCAG GTATGAAGAGTTTAAAAAAGCTAAATCTTTCTAGATGCCCTAAGATCACTGATGCTGGAATTAAGCATCTTTTGTCTATTCCGACCTTGGAGGAGTTAAGCATTTCACAGACAGGGGTCACATCAGATGGGGTTTCACTTCTTTCTTCGCTTAAAAATTTATCTTTGTTGGACTTGGGAGGCTTACCCGTCATTGATGCTGCTCTCTGTTCTCTCCAG GTCCTGACAAAGTTACAATACCTTGATCTCTGGGGGAGTGAAGTATCAAATGTAGGAGCTTCCGTGCTTAAAATGTTCCCCAAGTTGATATTTCTAAATCTAGCATGGTCAAAGGTTTCAAAGTTACCCATATTGTCCTCTATTGTGTTTCTTAACATGAGTAATTGCATTACACATTCTATATTTGAAGGGCATGGGGACAAAGTTCACTTGAGGGAACTTATACTTACTGGAGCAACAATTGTGAATGTTTTAAAAGCCTTTTCATACGTTGATACTAGTTCTCTTACTCTATTGGATGTTTCCAACTCTTCGCTTCAAGAATTCAACTTTTTGTCGTGTCTGGTTGCACTAGAACATTTGGATCTCAGCTCTTGTCCGATCAGTGATGATCTTATTCAGATTATTGCACACATAGGAGCGAAATTAAGATTCCTAAATCTCAGTAACACAAAGGTGAGCTCAGCTGGAGTAAGTGTTTTAGTTGGGCGTGTTCCAAAACTTGAAACCATATTGCTAGCTAACACGCCTATTGACGATCTTGCTATCTCACACCTCAGCGCAATGCCTTCACTGAAAGTGATTAACCTAAGTGGTACAAATATTAAAG GTCAAATTCAACAGTTAGGTTCTGGGCGAGATACAGTCCCATCATTGGCAGAGTTGCAGAATCTTAGCTGCTTAGAAATGTTGTATATGGAGAATACCCAACTAAGAGATGGATCGCTGAACCCTATTTCAAATTTGCATAAATTAAACCATCTTTATCTTGGCGGTCCCCTGACGGACATGTCTCTGTGCCGCTTCTCATCTATTGAAAGTTTGACGCATCTTAGTTTGCATGATGCTGTTTTTACTGGACAAGGGCTTAAATCATTCAAACCTCCAAGTTATCTCAAGGTTCTGGATCTGAGTGGTTGTTGGCTCTTAACTAAGGACGATCTCTTTTTATTCAGTCAGAGAAATCCTCAGattgaattgaaacatgaacttTATCACTTCGTCCCATCCGAACAAAGCATCTCCAAATATTTGTCCACATCAGGTGTACCTACAAAGACAGGGCAATCAAAAAAGAAAGAGCGGAAACTAGTACTGTTGCCAGAGATGCTTAAAAAAGATGACTTTATTG ATCAAAGGTTGAAGTATAGCAGAGAAGAACTACTTGCATTGCAGGCTTCATCCCTATCACTCGTTGCCTTTGATAAAGGTAActtgatacctgaaatgcaatgA
- the LOC141659831 gene encoding uncharacterized protein LOC141659831 isoform X2: MEKEITLINLCVIAATETQQAVEKWRKQRRTLERLPSHLAEALVHRLVRKRLMFPSLLEVFKNTLEKIDLSGQSTVDLEWMAYLGAFTYLNSLNLAGCPKISSSAIWPIAGMKSLKKLNLSRCPKITDAGIKHLLSIPTLEELSISQTGVTSDGVSLLSSLKNLSLLDLGGLPVIDAALCSLQVLTKLQYLDLWGSEVSNVGASVLKMFPKLIFLNLAWSKVSKLPILSSIVFLNMSNCITHSIFEGHGDKVHLRELILTGATIVNVLKAFSYVDTSSLTLLDVSNSSLQEFNFLSCLVALEHLDLSSCPISDDLIQIIAHIGAKLRFLNLSNTKVSSAGVSVLVGRVPKLETILLANTPIDDLAISHLSAMPSLKVINLSGTNIKGQIQQLGSGRDTVPSLAELQNLSCLEMLYMENTQLRDGSLNPISNLHKLNHLYLGGPLTDMSLCRFSSIESLTHLSLHDAVFTGQGLKSFKPPSYLKVLDLSGCWLLTKDDLFLFSQRNPQIELKHELYHFVPSEQSISKYLSTSGVPTKTGQSKKKERKLVLLPEMLKKDDFIDQRLKYSREELLALQASSLSLVAFDKGNLIPEMQ, from the exons ATGGAAAAAGAAATTACACTAATTAATCTGTGCGTAATTGCCGCGACGGAGACTCAACAGGCCGTTGAAAAGTGGCGAAAGCAACGCCGTACTCTCGAACGCCTTCCGTCACACTTAGCGGAGGCTCTCGTGCACCGCCTCGTCCGTAAACGTCTCATGTTTCCTTCTCTCCTCGA AGTTTTTAAGAACACATTGGAGAAGATTGATCTAAGTGGTCAGAGCACTGTTGATTTGGAATGGATGGCATACTTGGGTGCCTTTACGTATCTAAATTCTTTGAACCTTGCGGGTTGCCCTAAAATTAGTAGTTCTGCAATTTGGCCCATTGCAG GTATGAAGAGTTTAAAAAAGCTAAATCTTTCTAGATGCCCTAAGATCACTGATGCTGGAATTAAGCATCTTTTGTCTATTCCGACCTTGGAGGAGTTAAGCATTTCACAGACAGGGGTCACATCAGATGGGGTTTCACTTCTTTCTTCGCTTAAAAATTTATCTTTGTTGGACTTGGGAGGCTTACCCGTCATTGATGCTGCTCTCTGTTCTCTCCAG GTCCTGACAAAGTTACAATACCTTGATCTCTGGGGGAGTGAAGTATCAAATGTAGGAGCTTCCGTGCTTAAAATGTTCCCCAAGTTGATATTTCTAAATCTAGCATGGTCAAAGGTTTCAAAGTTACCCATATTGTCCTCTATTGTGTTTCTTAACATGAGTAATTGCATTACACATTCTATATTTGAAGGGCATGGGGACAAAGTTCACTTGAGGGAACTTATACTTACTGGAGCAACAATTGTGAATGTTTTAAAAGCCTTTTCATACGTTGATACTAGTTCTCTTACTCTATTGGATGTTTCCAACTCTTCGCTTCAAGAATTCAACTTTTTGTCGTGTCTGGTTGCACTAGAACATTTGGATCTCAGCTCTTGTCCGATCAGTGATGATCTTATTCAGATTATTGCACACATAGGAGCGAAATTAAGATTCCTAAATCTCAGTAACACAAAGGTGAGCTCAGCTGGAGTAAGTGTTTTAGTTGGGCGTGTTCCAAAACTTGAAACCATATTGCTAGCTAACACGCCTATTGACGATCTTGCTATCTCACACCTCAGCGCAATGCCTTCACTGAAAGTGATTAACCTAAGTGGTACAAATATTAAAG GTCAAATTCAACAGTTAGGTTCTGGGCGAGATACAGTCCCATCATTGGCAGAGTTGCAGAATCTTAGCTGCTTAGAAATGTTGTATATGGAGAATACCCAACTAAGAGATGGATCGCTGAACCCTATTTCAAATTTGCATAAATTAAACCATCTTTATCTTGGCGGTCCCCTGACGGACATGTCTCTGTGCCGCTTCTCATCTATTGAAAGTTTGACGCATCTTAGTTTGCATGATGCTGTTTTTACTGGACAAGGGCTTAAATCATTCAAACCTCCAAGTTATCTCAAGGTTCTGGATCTGAGTGGTTGTTGGCTCTTAACTAAGGACGATCTCTTTTTATTCAGTCAGAGAAATCCTCAGattgaattgaaacatgaacttTATCACTTCGTCCCATCCGAACAAAGCATCTCCAAATATTTGTCCACATCAGGTGTACCTACAAAGACAGGGCAATCAAAAAAGAAAGAGCGGAAACTAGTACTGTTGCCAGAGATGCTTAAAAAAGATGACTTTATTG ATCAAAGGTTGAAGTATAGCAGAGAAGAACTACTTGCATTGCAGGCTTCATCCCTATCACTCGTTGCCTTTGATAAAGGTAActtgatacctgaaatgcaatgA